TTGGGAGAAGGTTTAGATTTAGAGGCTTTCTTAGGGCTCAGTTTTTTATCAGAAGACTTTGCTCTTTCCGGAACGAGAGAATCCATAAATTCTTTGATATCCTTTAGGACCTTCTCTCTTTCCCCCACAGGTTCGTTCATAAGTTCATGATAGAAACCTTTATAGGTCTTCATTCTTTTATTCTTATAAACTAAATGATTATAAAATTCCAGACTTCCTGCAGGATCAGCGATCCCGTCTGCCAAACCGTGGAGAATAAGGATAGGAGTCCTTAGTATCCCAGCCTTTTTATTCGCAATTGCTCCCTGTTGGAACAATTCGTAGCCCATAGAGAACGAAACCTTACCGTGGACCAAAGGGTCATCAATATAGGCCTGGACCACTTCAGGATCTCTGCTCACCAAATTTGTATCCAGGTTTGCGTCGAGAGTTGTAGAAGGTGCAATCTTACGTAAAAAACCTGCCACTGAGATCTGGAATCTTTGGAATGGAGTAGTAGGGATTTTTAATGCGGAAGAACAAGCTACAACTCCGTAAATATAATCCTGATTAATCCCTTCCAAAGCGTAGCGGATGACAACCACTCCACCCATAGAATGCCCTAAAAGCAGGATCTTGTCCCTGTGTTCCCTTTTTCGAACTTCTTGCACAAAGTCCGCGAGATCATCTACAAACGCTTCGAAACCGGAAGCATGACCTCTTTTACCGTCCGATTTACCATGACCTCTCAAATCCAAACCGTAAAAGTTTACATCACTGTCCTTAAAATATTGGATGAGGTTGGAATACCTACCGCTATGTTCTCCAAATCCATGACAAAAAACAATTACACGATTAGCTCCGGATTTGGTCCATGCCTGGGCGTATAATTTGGTATTGTCTCTGGAAGATTGAAAGAAGAATTCTTTATGTTGGTAGGCCATGCTGTTTGGCTCCATGTAGGTTAGAGGCGTAGTCGGACCGAAGCTATAGACAAGTAAACGTTGGGTCAAGTATTTATTCCAAAACAGAAGAAAGAGGATGTTCTAGGACTAAAAACCGACCTTTCTTTCTCTCAAAGCTCACAGAGTAAAATCACATTTTCGTTGCCGATTCCTTTTCCTCTCACCAATCTGTCGCTTTACGTGCTTCTTATAGAGGCCGACATCAAACAGAAACACAGTGGAGAGAATTGGATGTCTCAACCGACCTCGGAAAAAAGCCTGCTTCGATATTTCGGATTAGGCGAACTTGCCGCCCATGGAGGAAACGCGATCCTCGCCTTTTGGATGATCATGGGAATGGCCTTCTTTCTATTCGCGGACCAAAACCTGATCGCGCCGAACCTCAGAAATATAGCCGGCTCTTTTGGGATCACAGATCAAAAA
The window above is part of the Leptospira hartskeerlii genome. Proteins encoded here:
- a CDS encoding alpha/beta hydrolase; translation: MAYQHKEFFFQSSRDNTKLYAQAWTKSGANRVIVFCHGFGEHSGRYSNLIQYFKDSDVNFYGLDLRGHGKSDGKRGHASGFEAFVDDLADFVQEVRKREHRDKILLLGHSMGGVVVIRYALEGINQDYIYGVVACSSALKIPTTPFQRFQISVAGFLRKIAPSTTLDANLDTNLVSRDPEVVQAYIDDPLVHGKVSFSMGYELFQQGAIANKKAGILRTPILILHGLADGIADPAGSLEFYNHLVYKNKRMKTYKGFYHELMNEPVGEREKVLKDIKEFMDSLVPERAKSSDKKLSPKKASKSKPSPKKKVAAKKK